One window of Misgurnus anguillicaudatus chromosome 13, ASM2758022v2, whole genome shotgun sequence genomic DNA carries:
- the LOC129430916 gene encoding chemokine XC receptor 1-like, with protein sequence MPESNDGEAYNYDTDYGDEVCRKEDILKVVSYLVPIFFMLVVVLSCIGNILVLIILLLYEKMKSLTNIFILNLALSDLLFTFGLPFWASYYMWGWTFGDFGCKAVKFLFYAGFYSSVLFLTIMTIQRYMAVVHPLSDWERCRGFSVAPFIVWILSAGAALLGSYRSKVIKEENNIYCEYDSISMKLLIGYLQNGFFVCAFIIMGFCYARMLQTITKTRTNKRHKTIRLILCISLVFFIGWAPYNIVMFVRSFSDLNLITECQISKNIDYAFYVSRLLAFSHCCLNPVFYVFVGVKFRNYLKVILQKVFQPKKNLDSSSGRTTKNHSMGSMY encoded by the coding sequence ATGCCTGAAAGTAATGATGGTGAAGCTTATAACTATGACACTGATTACGGTGATGAGGTGTGCCGTAAAGAAGATATACTGAAGGTCGTATCCTATCTCGTACCAATTTTCTTCATGTTAGTGGTTGTACTAAGTTGCATCGGTAACATCCTGGTTCTTATCATCCTGCTGCTTTACGAAAAAATGAAATCCCTCACCAACATCTTCATCCTCAATCTCGCTCTGTCAGATCTGCTCTTCACTTTTGGACTCCCATTTTGGGCCTCTTACTACATGTGGGGTTGGACATTTGGAGATTTTGGCTGCAAAGCGGTGAAGTTTTTGTTTTACGCTGGATTTTATAGCAGTGTGCTTTTCTTAACTATTATGACCATTCAGCGTTACATGGCTGTTGTTCATCCTCTCTCTGATTGGGAGAGATGCAGAGGATTTTCAGTCGCACCCTTCATCGTATGGATCCTGAGTGCTGGAGCTGCACTGCTTGGGTCATATCGTAGCAAAGTTATAAAAGAAGAAAACAACATATACTGTGAATATGACAGTATTTCAATGAAACTTCTAATTGGTTATCTTCAAAATGGTTTTTTTGTCTGTGCATTTATAATCATGGGTTTTTGCTATGCAAGAATGCTTCAAACCATAACAAAGACGCGCACAAATAAGAGACACAAGACCATTCGACTAATACTTTGCATTTCGTTAGTGTTTTTTATTGGTTGGGCTCCATATAACATTGTTATGTTCGTGAGATCTTTCAGTGATCTTAATCTAATCACAGAGTGTCAGATAAGTAAAAATATTGACTATGCATTTTATGTTTCCAGACTTTTAGCTTTCTCACACTGTTGCCTGAATCctgtgttttacgtgtttgttGGTGTAAAGTTCAGGAATTATTTAAAAGTGATTCTGCAGAAAGTTTTCCAgccaaaaaaaaacttggattCAAGTTCAGGCAGAACAACAAAGAATCATTCAATGGGTTCAATGTATTAA
- the LOC141369400 gene encoding chemokine XC receptor 1-like — protein sequence MTDYNNTYVFSYETEYSDEVCHIEDILKVVSYLIPIFFTLVFVLSFIGNIMVLIILVVYENMKSLANIFILNLALSDLLFTFGLPFWTSYYMWGCTFGDFGCKAVKFLFYAGFYSSVLFLTLMTVQHYVAVVHPLSDWERCRGFSVAPFIVWILSGAAALFGSYHSKVIQEENNTYCEFDSIPIKLLIDYLLNAFFLIAFIIMGFCCIRILQTITKAQTTGRHETVGVIFCILLVFFIFWAPYNIVMFVRSFTDLYLITDCPISKSLGYAFYVSKVLAYSHCCLNPVFYLFVDLKFRNDLKIIMQIFLSKTPLQVKQRRSDVLTQNVCTVTHCDESSVSCRLYVTNE from the coding sequence ATGACCGATTACAATAATACTTATGTGTTTAGCTATGAAACGGAATACTCTGATGAGGTGTGCCATATAGAAGATATACTGAAGGTCGTATCCTATCTTATACCAATTTTTTTCACACTAGTGTTTGTACTAAGTTTCATCGGTAACATCATGGTTCTTATCATCCTGGTGGTCTATGAGAACATGAAATCCCTCGCCAACATCTTCATCCTCAATCTCGCTCTGTCAGATCTGCTCTTCACTTTTGGACTTCCATTTTGGACCTCTTACTACATGTGGGGTTGTACATTTGGAGATTTTGGCTGCAAAGCGGTGAAGTTTTTGTTTTACGCTGGATTTTATAGCAGTGTGCTTTTTTTAACTCTTATGACAGTTCAGCATTACGTGGCTGTTGTTCATCCTCTCTCTGATTGGGAGAGATGCAGAGGATTTTCAGTCGCCCCCTTCATCGTATGGATCCTGAGTGGAGCAGCAGCCCTGTTTGGTTCATATCATAGTAAAGTTATACAAGAAGAAAACAACACATACTGTGAATTTGACAGTATTCCAATCAAACTTCTCATTGATTATCTTCTAAATGCTTTTTTCCTTATTGCATTTATAATCATGGGTTTTTGCTGCATTAGAATCCTTCAAACCATTACAAAAGCACAGACTACTGGGAGACATGAGACAGTTGGAgtcatattttgcattttgttggtgttttttattttttgggctCCATATAACATTGTTATGTTTGTGAGATCTTTCACTGATCTTTATCTAATCACAGACTGTCCGATAAGCAAAAGTCTTGGATATGCATTTTATGTTTCCAAAGTTTTAGCTTACTCACACTGTTGCCTGAAccctgttttttatttgtttgttgatTTGAAGTTCagaaatgatttaaaaataattatgcagatttttttgtcaaaaacacCCCTCCAGGTCAAGCAGAGAAGATCTGATGTACTAACACAAAACGTATGTACTGTTACACATTGCGATGAATCTTCTGTGAGTTGTAGACTATATGTTACAAACGAATAG
- the fyco1a gene encoding FYVE and coiled-coil domain-containing protein 1 isoform X1, with protein MAAGSAVGEGQLQRIIRELHDAISEIAKEFKENGEPITDDSSNLHKFSYKLEYLLQFDQKEKTTFLGSRKDYWDYFSDCLAKIKGANDGIRFVKSISELKTSLGKGRAFIRYSLVHQRLADTFQQCLMNQRVTSDWYNSRSPLLKSHLSVDIITYLYELNDVQFDLASRGHDLDSAWPTFARRTLGMTSSPSHMWKPPSRSSSINSLASSYSQQTHEFPGSPDFGHGLLSDLSMQSSSILNESSISAEDELRLELDQSELKQRELLDRVQELGGESAELRGVVVELQRQLDVSLDAQANHQELQKNLHVLAERERTLSHELEVLRGRESIREASHKDLQDMLAVAERKNEELMAKLDGVLNEKGQRASSDFNSAQKIHQLLNELKEAENVRMEAIAEGEERRRQAERLAEEVRMKDGALKEAEAKLFTLTEQGEKLQTKTEEHCNVIERLQGELAEREKETSNLQKQLQDALEKLEKQTRKDRKQMQEDKEELEKKMRIVKESLEGQVQTLQTQLKNKEDELLSSTKKFQLLEKESDKLMSKNQNLDEMIKEMDTNIKDQAKKTDEYQNKCTELMEQNSKLLQTVQRNEETTKELSESKSMIENELAGLRASEKQLRAQIDDAKVTVDEREQRMRDENKSLDENLQKANMQLKESESSIRTLQQNNKDLMEVQVSLKRSLAAMQEEIRNINSQISELEKSLGTARCNEENLTVQLKERDSQLEDTEKLCEELQVRVKELEERERELEKGKTEAERAFVKQTEMIEHLETQRTIAEKAQLEQSACQAKETQDMTSKVKLLEDQLGLSAKEVTRLREELVGLRAKLHSSVQEKDKTQARLEVTEASCAELHTLTEQLKKQAEEQNRKHVNELLQASERIEAVTSQLSQETSLHSQLTAQLSSAQEELVDLKAQNDRLVLENGETRESLHRVNTEMAELGMTICRLTAEREEARERWVAEAARIQELQEQGEKETDRLNASLVALHQDNTSLQEELQQTEKLAGTVLEIKQLLDKTEGERDAAREEIATIKFQMSTESMAFKNQIKHLKEELEGLKTQLNMEMKKTSELEAKLSELEGINLEYSRLIAEKDSHITNCEALIREGENETQKLQESVMSTKEALGDVQHEKDELKQKLDQVLMETQNQQLRMEAELDDLSQTKCNLEERLIELIRDKDALWQKSDALEFEQKLRAEEQWWLVDKEATRCLGCQGQFTWWLRRHHCRLCGRIFCYYCSNNLAMTKNGKKERCCRECYTQHNAVVERAELNSQSEDDTSPHRNTASQPTPAPTVTVTDPVEKDDGVFDIITEDEVNEVYDSDSRTTTESHEEGDGEQTGDVNTSSEINTDEQEEILTIYDSEINLLKSGELTVSVPLNIDEISQFGDGSRELFVKSSCYSAIPITTTDRGPIISWVFSSEPKSISFTVVYRETLDTPVEQAKVLIPLTRCNSHKETIRGQLKVRNPGIYMLIFDNSFSRFLSKKVNYHLTIEKPIVYDGSDFP; from the exons ATGGCCGCTGGTTCTGCAGTCGGGGAGGGTCAGCTTCAACGCATTATCAGAGAA CTGCACGATGCTATATCAGAGATAGCAAAAGAGTTCAAGGAGAATGGAGAACCGATTACAGATGACAGCTCCAACCTGCACAAATTCTCCTATAAACTGGAGTACCTGCTTCAG TTCGACCAGAAGGAGAAAACAACATTTCTGGGTTCCAGAAAGGACTACTGGGATTATTTCAGTGATTGTCTGGCCAAAATCAAAGGAGCAAATGATGGAATCCGTTTTGTCAAATCTATTTCAGAG CTGAAGACATCTCTGGGTAAAGGCCGAGCATTTATCCGTTACTCACTGGTACACCAGCGACTGGCTGACACATTTCAACAGTGCCTTATGAACCAAAGAGTCACCAG TGACTGGTATAATTCCCGGAGTCCATTACTAAAATCCCATCTCAGTGTGGACATCATTACTTATCTCTATGAGTTAAATGACGTTCAGTTTGATTTGGCATCCAGAGGTCATGATCTCGACTCAGCATGGCCCACTTTTGCAAG GAGGACGTTGGGTATGACTAGCTCGCCCAGTCACATGTGGAAACCACCAAGTCGTAGTTCGAGTATTAACAGTTTGGCTAGCAGCTACTCGCAG CAGACCCACGAGTTTCCTGGAAGTCCAGACTTTGGACATGGACTTCTATCTGATTTGTCTATGCAAAGCTCCAGCATACTAAATGAATCTTCAATCAGTGCTGAAGATGAACTTCGTCTGGAGCTGGACCAGTCCGAACTGAAGCAAAGAGAGCTGCTTGACCGGGTGCAGGAGTTAGGTGGAGAATCGGCTGAACTCCGCGGGGTCGTGGTGGAACTCCAAAGACAGCTGGACGTTTCTCTGGATGCCCAAGCCAACCATCAGGAACTTCAGAAGAACTTGCATGTGCTTGCTGAGAGAGAACGAACCTTGTCCCATGAGCTGGAGGTCTTAAGGGGACGGGAGAGCATCAGAGAGGCTTCCCATAAGGACCTCCAAGACATGCTGGCAGTAGCGGAGAGGAAAAATGAAGAACTGATGGCTAAGCTAGATGGAGTACTGAATGAGAAAGGACAGAGAGCATCCAGCGACTTCAACTCTGCCCAGAAGATTCACCAACTGTTAAATGAATTGAAGGAGGCCGAAAATGTAAGAATGGAAGCTATAGCGGAGGGAGAAGAAAGACGTAGGCAAGCAGAACGGCTTGCTGAGGAGGTCAGAATGAAAGATGGAGCACTCAAAGAAGCAGAAGCCAAATTATTCACTTTGACAGAGCAAGGTGAAAAACTGCAGACCAAGACAGAAGAGCACTGTAATGTCATTGAAAGACTTCAGGGGGAGCTTGCAGAGCGAGAAAAAGAAACCAGCAACCTGCAGAAGCAACTGCAAGATGCTTTGGAAAAATTGGAAAAGCAGACGAGGAAGGATAGGAAACAAATGCAAGAGGATAAAGAAGAGCTTGAGAAAAAGATGAGAATTGTAAAAGAAAGTCTAGAAGGTCAGGTACAAACCTTGCAGACTCAGCTAAAGAATAAAGAAGATGAACTGCTCTCCAGTACCAAGAAATTCCAGTTACTGGAGAAAGAATCAGATAAGCTTATGAGCAAGAATCAAAATCTAGATGAGATGATAAAAGAAATGGATACTAACATCAAAGACCAGGCCAAGAAGACTGATGAATACCAAAATAAATGCACTGAGCTTATGGAGCAAAACAGCAAGCTCCTACAGACGGTGCAAAGGAATGAGGAGACCACAAAGGAATTGTCTGAAAGCAAATCTATGATTGAAAATGAGTTGGCTGGATTGAGAGCCTCAGAGAAGCAGTTGCGAGCACAGATCGATGATGCTAAAGTCACTGTGGATGAACGAGAGCAACGGATGAGAGATGAGAACAAGAGTTTGGATGAAAATCTGCAAAAGGCCAACATGCAACTGAAGGAATCGGAGAGTTCCATCCGCACGCTACAGCAGAATAACAAGGACCTCATGGAGGTTCAGGTGAGTCTTAAAAGGTCTCTCGCAGCCATGCAGGAGGAGATACGTAACATCAACAGCCAGATTTCTGAACTTGAGAAGAGTCTCGGTACTGCGAGATGCAATGAGGAAAACCTGACTGTGCAACTTAAAGAGAGGGATTCCCAGCTTGAAGACACGGAGAAGCTTTGTGAGGAGCTCCAAGTAAGGGTAAAAGAACTTGAAGAACGGGAAAGGGAATTGGAAAAGGGGAAGACTGAGGCAGAAAGAGCTTttgttaaacaaacagagatgaTCGAGCATCTGGAGACTCAGAGGACAATTGCAGAGAAGGCTCAACTTGAGCAAAGCGCATGTCAGGCTAAGGAAACCCAAGATATGACTTCAAAGGTAAAACTTCTTGAGGATCAGCTCGGACTGAGTGCAAAAGAAGTAACCAGGCTTCGGGAGGAGTTGGTTGGTCTTAGGGCTAAACTTCACAGTTCTGTGCAGGAGAAAGATAAAACGCAAGCAAGACTGGAAGTCACCGAAGCTTCCTGTGCAGAACTTCATACCTTGACTGAGCAACTGAAGAAGCAGGCTGAAGAGCAGAACCGAAAGCATGTGAACGAACTTTTGCAAGCTAGCGAACGAATAGAAGCTGTTACATCGCAACTGAGCCAGGAGACATCTTTACATTCTCAGTTAACTGCTCAACTCTCCTCCGCCCAGGAGGAGCTGGTAGACCTGAAGGCACAGAATGACAGATTAGTCCTGGAAAATGGAGAGACCAGAGAAAGTCTCCATAGGGTCAACACTGAAATGGCCGAATTGGGGATGACAATTTGCCGGCTGACTGCCGAGCGGGAGGAAGCTCGGGAACGCTGGGTTGCCGAAGCTGCTCGGATCCAGGAACTGCAAGAGCAGGGTGAGAAGGAAACAGACCGACTTAATGCCAGTCTGGTGGCTCTTCATCAGGACAACACTAGTCTTCAAGAGGAGCTCCAGCAGACGGAGAAACTTGCAGGAACTGTGTTGGAGATAAAGCAGTTGCTGGATAAAACCGAGGGCGAACGGGATGCTGCACGAGAGGAGATTGCCACGATTAAATTTCAGATGAGCACAGAGAGCATGGCCTTCAAGAACCAAATAAAG CACCTGAAAGAAGAGCTTGAGGGTTTGAAAACTCAGCTAAACATGGAGATGAAGAAGACATCGGAGCTGGAGGCCAAATTATCAGAATTAGAG GGAATAAATCTCGAATACTCTCGACTGATAGCGGAGAAGGACTCGCACATAACTAATTGCGAAGCTTTGATCCGCGAGGGAGAGAATGAGACGCAGAAACTGCAGGAAAGTGTAATGAG CACCAAAGAGGCTCTTGGTGACGTACAGCATGAGAAGGACGAGTTGAAGCAGAAGTTGGATCAGGTCTTGATGGAGACTCAGAACCAGCAGCTCAGAATGGAGGCTGAGTTGGACGATCTGAGTCAAACCAAATGTAACCTGGAGGAGAGACTGATCGAGCT catccgGGATAAAGATGCTCTGTGGCAGAAGTCGGATGCTTTGGAGTTTGAGCAGAAATTGAGAGCGGAGGAACAATGGTGGCTGGTGGATAAAGAGGCCACACGCTGCTTGGGCTGTCAGGGTCAGTTCACATGGTGGCTACGTCGACATCACTGCAG ATTGTGTGGCCGTATATTCTGTTACTACTGCAGCAACAATTTGGCAATGACAAAAAATGGAAAGAAGGAGCGCTGTTGTCGCGAATGCTACACACAACACAATGCCGTAGTGGAGAGAGCGGAActcaacagccaatcagaagatGACACATCTCCTCATAGAAACACTGCTAGCCAACCAACACCAGCACCTACAGTTacag TGACAGATCCAGTTGAGAAGGATGATGGGGTGTTTGACATCATAACAGAAGATGAAGTGAACGAAGTCTACGACAGCGACTCGCGCACCACCACTGAGTCACATGAGGAAGGAGATGGGGAACAAACAGGAGATGT CAACACCTCCAGTGAGATAAACACAGACGAGCAAGAGGAAATCTTGACTATATATGATTCAGAAATCAACCTTCTGAAGTCAGGAGAACTTAC AGTCTCTGTGCCTTTAAATATAGATGAGATTTCTCAGTTTGGCGATGGTTCCCGTGAGCTGTTTGTCAAGTCAAGTTGCTATAGCGCCATTCCAATCACCACCACCGACCGCGGCCCCATCATCAGCTGGGTCTTCTCCTCAGAACCAAAGAGCATCTCTTTTACTGTGGTGTACAGAGAGACACTTGATACACCTGTCGAGCAGGCAAag GTCCTGATACCGTTGACCCGCTGTAACTCGCACAAAGAGACCATACGGGGTCAACTGAAAGTCCGTAATCCTGGAATCTACATGCTCATATTTGACAATTCTTTCTCCAG ATTTCTTTCCAAGAAGGTCAACTACCACCTCACCATTGAGAAGCCAATAGTCTATGATGGAAGTGACTTCCCATAG
- the fyco1a gene encoding FYVE and coiled-coil domain-containing protein 1 isoform X2: protein MAAGSAVGEGQLQRIIRELHDAISEIAKEFKENGEPITDDSSNLHKFSYKLEYLLQFDQKEKTTFLGSRKDYWDYFSDCLAKIKGANDGIRFVKSISELKTSLGKGRAFIRYSLVHQRLADTFQQCLMNQRVTSDWYNSRSPLLKSHLSVDIITYLYELNDVQFDLASRGHDLDSAWPTFARRTLGMTSSPSHMWKPPSRSSSINSLASSYSQQTHEFPGSPDFGHGLLSDLSMQSSSILNESSISAEDELRLELDQSELKQRELLDRVQELGGESAELRGVVVELQRQLDVSLDAQANHQELQKNLHVLAERERTLSHELEVLRGRESIREASHKDLQDMLAVAERKNEELMAKLDGVLNEKGQRASSDFNSAQKIHQLLNELKEAENVRMEAIAEGEERRRQAERLAEEVRMKDGALKEAEAKLFTLTEQGEKLQTKTEEHCNVIERLQGELAEREKETSNLQKQLQDALEKLEKQTRKDRKQMQEDKEELEKKMRIVKESLEGQVQTLQTQLKNKEDELLSSTKKFQLLEKESDKLMSKNQNLDEMIKEMDTNIKDQAKKTDEYQNKCTELMEQNSKLLQTVQRNEETTKELSESKSMIENELAGLRASEKQLRAQIDDAKVTVDEREQRMRDENKSLDENLQKANMQLKESESSIRTLQQNNKDLMEVQVSLKRSLAAMQEEIRNINSQISELEKSLGTARCNEENLTVQLKERDSQLEDTEKLCEELQVRVKELEERERELEKGKTEAERAFVKQTEMIEHLETQRTIAEKAQLEQSACQAKETQDMTSKVKLLEDQLGLSAKEVTRLREELVGLRAKLHSSVQEKDKTQARLEVTEASCAELHTLTEQLKKQAEEQNRKHVNELLQASERIEAVTSQLSQETSLHSQLTAQLSSAQEELVDLKAQNDRLVLENGETRESLHRVNTEMAELGMTICRLTAEREEARERWVAEAARIQELQEQGEKETDRLNASLVALHQDNTSLQEELQQTEKLAGTVLEIKQLLDKTEGERDAAREEIATIKFQMSTESMAFKNQIKHLKEELEGLKTQLNMEMKKTSELEAKLSELEGINLEYSRLIAEKDSHITNCEALIREGENETQKLQESVMSTKEALGDVQHEKDELKQKLDQVLMETQNQQLRMEAELDDLSQTKCNLEERLIELIRDKDALWQKSDALEFEQKLRAEEQWWLVDKEATRCLGCQGQFTWWLRRHHCRLCGRIFCYYCSNNLAMTKNGKKERCCRECYTQHNAVVERAELNSQSEDDTSPHRNTASQPTPAPTVTDPVEKDDGVFDIITEDEVNEVYDSDSRTTTESHEEGDGEQTGDVNTSSEINTDEQEEILTIYDSEINLLKSGELTVSVPLNIDEISQFGDGSRELFVKSSCYSAIPITTTDRGPIISWVFSSEPKSISFTVVYRETLDTPVEQAKVLIPLTRCNSHKETIRGQLKVRNPGIYMLIFDNSFSRFLSKKVNYHLTIEKPIVYDGSDFP, encoded by the exons ATGGCCGCTGGTTCTGCAGTCGGGGAGGGTCAGCTTCAACGCATTATCAGAGAA CTGCACGATGCTATATCAGAGATAGCAAAAGAGTTCAAGGAGAATGGAGAACCGATTACAGATGACAGCTCCAACCTGCACAAATTCTCCTATAAACTGGAGTACCTGCTTCAG TTCGACCAGAAGGAGAAAACAACATTTCTGGGTTCCAGAAAGGACTACTGGGATTATTTCAGTGATTGTCTGGCCAAAATCAAAGGAGCAAATGATGGAATCCGTTTTGTCAAATCTATTTCAGAG CTGAAGACATCTCTGGGTAAAGGCCGAGCATTTATCCGTTACTCACTGGTACACCAGCGACTGGCTGACACATTTCAACAGTGCCTTATGAACCAAAGAGTCACCAG TGACTGGTATAATTCCCGGAGTCCATTACTAAAATCCCATCTCAGTGTGGACATCATTACTTATCTCTATGAGTTAAATGACGTTCAGTTTGATTTGGCATCCAGAGGTCATGATCTCGACTCAGCATGGCCCACTTTTGCAAG GAGGACGTTGGGTATGACTAGCTCGCCCAGTCACATGTGGAAACCACCAAGTCGTAGTTCGAGTATTAACAGTTTGGCTAGCAGCTACTCGCAG CAGACCCACGAGTTTCCTGGAAGTCCAGACTTTGGACATGGACTTCTATCTGATTTGTCTATGCAAAGCTCCAGCATACTAAATGAATCTTCAATCAGTGCTGAAGATGAACTTCGTCTGGAGCTGGACCAGTCCGAACTGAAGCAAAGAGAGCTGCTTGACCGGGTGCAGGAGTTAGGTGGAGAATCGGCTGAACTCCGCGGGGTCGTGGTGGAACTCCAAAGACAGCTGGACGTTTCTCTGGATGCCCAAGCCAACCATCAGGAACTTCAGAAGAACTTGCATGTGCTTGCTGAGAGAGAACGAACCTTGTCCCATGAGCTGGAGGTCTTAAGGGGACGGGAGAGCATCAGAGAGGCTTCCCATAAGGACCTCCAAGACATGCTGGCAGTAGCGGAGAGGAAAAATGAAGAACTGATGGCTAAGCTAGATGGAGTACTGAATGAGAAAGGACAGAGAGCATCCAGCGACTTCAACTCTGCCCAGAAGATTCACCAACTGTTAAATGAATTGAAGGAGGCCGAAAATGTAAGAATGGAAGCTATAGCGGAGGGAGAAGAAAGACGTAGGCAAGCAGAACGGCTTGCTGAGGAGGTCAGAATGAAAGATGGAGCACTCAAAGAAGCAGAAGCCAAATTATTCACTTTGACAGAGCAAGGTGAAAAACTGCAGACCAAGACAGAAGAGCACTGTAATGTCATTGAAAGACTTCAGGGGGAGCTTGCAGAGCGAGAAAAAGAAACCAGCAACCTGCAGAAGCAACTGCAAGATGCTTTGGAAAAATTGGAAAAGCAGACGAGGAAGGATAGGAAACAAATGCAAGAGGATAAAGAAGAGCTTGAGAAAAAGATGAGAATTGTAAAAGAAAGTCTAGAAGGTCAGGTACAAACCTTGCAGACTCAGCTAAAGAATAAAGAAGATGAACTGCTCTCCAGTACCAAGAAATTCCAGTTACTGGAGAAAGAATCAGATAAGCTTATGAGCAAGAATCAAAATCTAGATGAGATGATAAAAGAAATGGATACTAACATCAAAGACCAGGCCAAGAAGACTGATGAATACCAAAATAAATGCACTGAGCTTATGGAGCAAAACAGCAAGCTCCTACAGACGGTGCAAAGGAATGAGGAGACCACAAAGGAATTGTCTGAAAGCAAATCTATGATTGAAAATGAGTTGGCTGGATTGAGAGCCTCAGAGAAGCAGTTGCGAGCACAGATCGATGATGCTAAAGTCACTGTGGATGAACGAGAGCAACGGATGAGAGATGAGAACAAGAGTTTGGATGAAAATCTGCAAAAGGCCAACATGCAACTGAAGGAATCGGAGAGTTCCATCCGCACGCTACAGCAGAATAACAAGGACCTCATGGAGGTTCAGGTGAGTCTTAAAAGGTCTCTCGCAGCCATGCAGGAGGAGATACGTAACATCAACAGCCAGATTTCTGAACTTGAGAAGAGTCTCGGTACTGCGAGATGCAATGAGGAAAACCTGACTGTGCAACTTAAAGAGAGGGATTCCCAGCTTGAAGACACGGAGAAGCTTTGTGAGGAGCTCCAAGTAAGGGTAAAAGAACTTGAAGAACGGGAAAGGGAATTGGAAAAGGGGAAGACTGAGGCAGAAAGAGCTTttgttaaacaaacagagatgaTCGAGCATCTGGAGACTCAGAGGACAATTGCAGAGAAGGCTCAACTTGAGCAAAGCGCATGTCAGGCTAAGGAAACCCAAGATATGACTTCAAAGGTAAAACTTCTTGAGGATCAGCTCGGACTGAGTGCAAAAGAAGTAACCAGGCTTCGGGAGGAGTTGGTTGGTCTTAGGGCTAAACTTCACAGTTCTGTGCAGGAGAAAGATAAAACGCAAGCAAGACTGGAAGTCACCGAAGCTTCCTGTGCAGAACTTCATACCTTGACTGAGCAACTGAAGAAGCAGGCTGAAGAGCAGAACCGAAAGCATGTGAACGAACTTTTGCAAGCTAGCGAACGAATAGAAGCTGTTACATCGCAACTGAGCCAGGAGACATCTTTACATTCTCAGTTAACTGCTCAACTCTCCTCCGCCCAGGAGGAGCTGGTAGACCTGAAGGCACAGAATGACAGATTAGTCCTGGAAAATGGAGAGACCAGAGAAAGTCTCCATAGGGTCAACACTGAAATGGCCGAATTGGGGATGACAATTTGCCGGCTGACTGCCGAGCGGGAGGAAGCTCGGGAACGCTGGGTTGCCGAAGCTGCTCGGATCCAGGAACTGCAAGAGCAGGGTGAGAAGGAAACAGACCGACTTAATGCCAGTCTGGTGGCTCTTCATCAGGACAACACTAGTCTTCAAGAGGAGCTCCAGCAGACGGAGAAACTTGCAGGAACTGTGTTGGAGATAAAGCAGTTGCTGGATAAAACCGAGGGCGAACGGGATGCTGCACGAGAGGAGATTGCCACGATTAAATTTCAGATGAGCACAGAGAGCATGGCCTTCAAGAACCAAATAAAG CACCTGAAAGAAGAGCTTGAGGGTTTGAAAACTCAGCTAAACATGGAGATGAAGAAGACATCGGAGCTGGAGGCCAAATTATCAGAATTAGAG GGAATAAATCTCGAATACTCTCGACTGATAGCGGAGAAGGACTCGCACATAACTAATTGCGAAGCTTTGATCCGCGAGGGAGAGAATGAGACGCAGAAACTGCAGGAAAGTGTAATGAG CACCAAAGAGGCTCTTGGTGACGTACAGCATGAGAAGGACGAGTTGAAGCAGAAGTTGGATCAGGTCTTGATGGAGACTCAGAACCAGCAGCTCAGAATGGAGGCTGAGTTGGACGATCTGAGTCAAACCAAATGTAACCTGGAGGAGAGACTGATCGAGCT catccgGGATAAAGATGCTCTGTGGCAGAAGTCGGATGCTTTGGAGTTTGAGCAGAAATTGAGAGCGGAGGAACAATGGTGGCTGGTGGATAAAGAGGCCACACGCTGCTTGGGCTGTCAGGGTCAGTTCACATGGTGGCTACGTCGACATCACTGCAG ATTGTGTGGCCGTATATTCTGTTACTACTGCAGCAACAATTTGGCAATGACAAAAAATGGAAAGAAGGAGCGCTGTTGTCGCGAATGCTACACACAACACAATGCCGTAGTGGAGAGAGCGGAActcaacagccaatcagaagatGACACATCTCCTCATAGAAACACTGCTAGCCAACCAACACCAGCACCTACAGTTacag ATCCAGTTGAGAAGGATGATGGGGTGTTTGACATCATAACAGAAGATGAAGTGAACGAAGTCTACGACAGCGACTCGCGCACCACCACTGAGTCACATGAGGAAGGAGATGGGGAACAAACAGGAGATGT CAACACCTCCAGTGAGATAAACACAGACGAGCAAGAGGAAATCTTGACTATATATGATTCAGAAATCAACCTTCTGAAGTCAGGAGAACTTAC AGTCTCTGTGCCTTTAAATATAGATGAGATTTCTCAGTTTGGCGATGGTTCCCGTGAGCTGTTTGTCAAGTCAAGTTGCTATAGCGCCATTCCAATCACCACCACCGACCGCGGCCCCATCATCAGCTGGGTCTTCTCCTCAGAACCAAAGAGCATCTCTTTTACTGTGGTGTACAGAGAGACACTTGATACACCTGTCGAGCAGGCAAag GTCCTGATACCGTTGACCCGCTGTAACTCGCACAAAGAGACCATACGGGGTCAACTGAAAGTCCGTAATCCTGGAATCTACATGCTCATATTTGACAATTCTTTCTCCAG ATTTCTTTCCAAGAAGGTCAACTACCACCTCACCATTGAGAAGCCAATAGTCTATGATGGAAGTGACTTCCCATAG